In the genome of Mytilus edulis chromosome 3, xbMytEdul2.2, whole genome shotgun sequence, one region contains:
- the LOC139514171 gene encoding myb/SANT-like DNA-binding domain-containing protein 4 has product MENANPKKLPRLRKTNFSQLEENILQTEVEKNYAVIKEKHSTSTTNLEKNRVWNNITNKINALGVANRTQKEVRDKWRNLTVKAKSVFTDHRREINKTGGGPAPKKPSSSVERVVNMLQDTTSFSGIHGGIETASFECYPAANEESDDDAEIENAFVEQPDVNAVTPTRVPLSPRILVTNILPLNTNVELPASRPVTARSESTAENISVHSVNNIKKRRRVTQEDVFQMQVKVCKEQMELYSEQRRLVKEQTEKEKKQSQKVALQIQLLRKLNEDDNIPPTLTGSQVAYLAAMSSCFEDS; this is encoded by the exons ATGGAGAATGCAAACCCAAAGAAACTGCCAAGACTGAGGAAAACTAACTTTTCTCAGTTGGAGGAAAACATCCTGCAAACAGAGGTGGAAAAAAATTATGCtgttataaaagaaaaacatagtACCAGTACCACAAACCTGGAAAAAAACAGAGTATGGAATAACATCACCAACAAAATTAATGCTCTTGGTGTTGCCAACAGGACTCAGAAGGAGGTGAGGGACAAGTGGAGAAACTTAACAGTAAAAGCCAAGTCAGTCTTCACAGACCATAGGAGGGAAATCAACAAAACTGGTGGAGGCCCAGCCCCAAAGAAACCATCCTCAAGTGTAGAAAGGGTTGTAAACATGCTGCAGGATACAACAAGTTTTTCCGGTATTCATGGAGGAATTGAAACTGCAAGCTTTGAATGCTATCCTGCAG CAAATGAGGAATCTGACGACGATGCTGAGATTGAAAATGCTTTTGTTGAACAACCAGATGTGAATGCTGTAACACCTACAAGAGTACCTTTATCTCCACGGATATTGGTAACGAACATCCTGCCTTTAAATACTAATGTTGAGCTACCGGCCAGTAGACCTGTAACTGCAAGGAGTGAGTCGACAGCAGAAAATATATCTGTTCACAGTGTTAATAATATTAAGAAAAGAAGACGTGTAACACAAGAAGATGTTTTCCAAATGCAGGTCAAAGTGTGTAAAGAGCAGATGGAACTTTACTCAGAACAGCGCCGGCTAGTAAAAGAGCAGACAGAAAAGGAGAAAAAACAGTCACAAAAGGTTGCTCTTCAAATACAACTGCTCAGAAAATTGAATGAAGATGATAACATTCCACCAACACTTACTGGTTCTCAGGTTGCATACCTTGCCGCCATGTCATCTTGTTTTGAAGATTCTTAA